A window of [Clostridium] innocuum genomic DNA:
CTCGTCGTTGTATTTCGCAAACTGAGCAATGCTCTTTTCCTCTCCATTGAAGGCCTTCATGACAATGTGACCGCTATACATTTCCTCAATGTGTCCGTTCACATTTCCCAAAGAGCGCTGCTGCTTAGCAAAATATTTCTGAGAATGCTTAACAACAGTGGTTACCAGGAACAGGGACAGCGGAATGACAACCAGTGCCATCAGCGTCATCTGCCAGCTAATGGACAGCATCATGACAAGGAAGCCGATAATCTGTACAATGGAGGAAATCATCTGTGCCAGAGACTGACTCAGGGTCTGCTGTACCGTATCAATATCATTGGAAAAGCGTGACAGCACCTCACCATGAGATTGCTTATCAAAATAGGAGAATGGCAGAATGTCGATTTTCGCCGCCATTGTCTTACGCAGATTGAAGGATACCTTCTGTGCCACACCTGCCATCATCCAGTTCTGAATGAAATTACATAAGGTGGAAATCAGATAGATAGCAATCAGAAATAACAGAATCTCCGCAATGCGGTCAAAATTGATGGATCCTGTTCCGTATATTTTAGCGGTAAATCCGCTGACCAGCTCAGTTGTCGCCCTTCCCAGAATCTTTGGTCCGACGACCATAAAGACCACAGACAGTACGGCAAAGAGCATGGATACGATAATATTCAGATAGTAGGGGCGCATGTAGGCAATCAGCTGCTTCATGGTGCCCTTAAAATTCTTAGCTTTTTCTGTAGGAGCACCCGGGCCTCTGTGCCCCATCGGTCCTCGCTTCGCTGCATGTGAAGAACGGTTTTCTTTACTCATTTTCCAGTTCCTCCTTTGATAATTGACTATATGCGATTTCTTTATAGACATCGCATGACTTCATCAGTTCCTCATGGGTACCGATGCCAGCTACCTGCCCCTTATCCAGAACAACGATGCGCTGGGCATGCATGATACTGGAAATACGCTGTGCAACCAGCAGAACCGTGCTTCTGGTTTCCTGGCATAATTCATTCAGTGCCTTTCGCAGGCGGGCATCTGTTTTGAAGTCCAGTGCGGAGAAGGTATCATCAAAGATATAAATTTCCGGTTTTTTGACAAGCGCCCTTGCGATGGACAAGCGCTGACGCTGTCCACCGGAAACATTCGTACCACCCTGTGCAATCGGTGCATCAAAGCGCTCCTGTTTCTCATCAATGAAGTCCAGTGCCTGTGCAATCGATGCGGCCTCTTCCATATCGGCCGTTGTCGCATCCTCATTCGCATATTGCAGATTGCTGGCAATCGTACCGGTAAACAGAGAACCCTTCTGCGGTACATATCCTATTTTTTCACGCAGATCATGCTGAGATACCCTGCGGACATCCACACCGTCCACCAGAATACTTCCCTCTGTTACATCAAAGAAGCGCGGAACCAGATTGATGATGGTTGATTTACCGCTTCCGGTACTTCCGATAAAGGCGGTTGTCTCACCCGGCTGTGCCGTAAAGCTGATATCGTGAAGAACATCCTCCTCAGCGCCCGGATAGCGGAAGCTGACATGATGGAATTCAATACAGCCGCGTTTTGCTTCATCAAAGTGCTCTGCTGTTAACGGATCGCAGATGCTCGGCTCGGTATGCAGTACCTCCATGGCACGCTGTGCAGCCGCACTCGCTCTTGGCAGCATAATGGATATCATTGTAATCATCATGAATGCCATGATAATCTGAATTGCATACTGGATAAACGCCATCATATCACCAACCTGCAATGCTCCGGAATCAATCTGATGGGAGCCGATCCATACGATCAGTATCGAGGCGCAGTTCATAATCAGCATGACCAGCGGCATCAGACATGCCATGGCACGTGTGGTGAACAAATTGGTTTTCAGAATATCACCGTTTGCTTTCGCAAATTTCTCACTCTCACATTTCTGATTATTGAAGGCACGGATGACCGGCATTCCATCCAGAATTTCACGAACGACGGAATTCAGCTTGTCCATCAGCTTCTGCAGCATCTTGAACTTCGGCATAACAAAGGCGAATGCCACCATCATGATACTCAGAATGAGCACAACGACAAGTGCGATGATCCATGTCATGGATACATTGGTATTTACAACCTTGATCACAGCACCGATACCTATGATCGGAGCATAGATGACAATACGCAGAATCATTACCAACGCCATCTGAATCTGCTGGATATCATTGGTGGTACGTGTAATCAGCGTATTCGTGGAGAATTTATTAAATTCAGCACTGGAGAAGTGTTCAACCTTATTGAAAACATCCTTGCGCAGGTTTCTGGATACACCTGCCGCGATACGCGCTGCCAGAAAGCCGACAGCAACTGCCGCAGCCGCAGAGCCAAGCGCTACCGCCAGCATCATAAACCCGTGCTGGAACAGATAGGTATACTGTATGGCATCCACATCAACACCGATGGCCTTGTATTCATTTCGCACATAGGCTGCATTGGCAGTATCTGCGGTTTCTGCCCCCATGGCATCGGTCACCTTATTCATTTCCTGTTTCATATCCATCAGCTGCTTTGATGGCATGGTTTCCAAAACGGTGAAGATGTCCATTCCTTTCGGCAGACTGGATAGCAGCTTCATCATCTTTTTCTGTTCATCCGACAATTCCCTGCTGGATGAGGATTTTCCGCTTTTGGCCTCGGCAGCACTCTGCTCCAGCCCCATGACAGTCGTTTCCGCCTTGCGCAGAGATTCCTTTATGGTATCTCTTGTCGCACTGTCCACATCCTTCAGCTCATATACATTTTCCTTTTTCAGTATCGGATAGGCATCCAGCTGATCGTCAGTTGCTTCTTCACTTATGAGCCTTGTGTAATTGTCTGTAAAGACCTTCTGTTCCTTTTTATCCATGAACAGAACAAGCTTTTTTACTTCACTTTCACGAATTACACTCGGAACACCGTCTTCCACACCACCGGATACGATACCGACATCGACTATACTGGACATATAATCCGGCATCGCCAGCTCACACATCGCCTGCGTGAACAGCAATGCCACAATCGCCAGAATCGATAGGGCAAACGGCTTCAGATATTTACCTAATTTCGTCATTTCTGTTCTCCTTCCTCAAGCTTTTCTTTGCGTTTCTGAGAATATGCCAGTGCCTTTTCCAGTATGCGGACAAACGCATTGGCATCCTCCTCACCGAGTTCCTCAATGAATTCGACAAGACGCTCTGTCATAAAGGCTTCACAGTTTTTCATCATCCGACGGGCATCCTCGCTTACCTGAATATAGACGCTTCTGCGATCTGTATCCAAAAGAATCCGGTCCACCCACCCCTTTTTCTCAAACTGCTTTATAATCTGGGAAATCGCAGCGGGCGTGACCTGAAAATAATCACTCAGCTCGCTCATCTTTACCAGATTGCCGTCATTGAGCTTCATAATG
This region includes:
- a CDS encoding ABC transporter ATP-binding protein, which translates into the protein MTKLGKYLKPFALSILAIVALLFTQAMCELAMPDYMSSIVDVGIVSGGVEDGVPSVIRESEVKKLVLFMDKKEQKVFTDNYTRLISEEATDDQLDAYPILKKENVYELKDVDSATRDTIKESLRKAETTVMGLEQSAAEAKSGKSSSSRELSDEQKKMMKLLSSLPKGMDIFTVLETMPSKQLMDMKQEMNKVTDAMGAETADTANAAYVRNEYKAIGVDVDAIQYTYLFQHGFMMLAVALGSAAAAVAVGFLAARIAAGVSRNLRKDVFNKVEHFSSAEFNKFSTNTLITRTTNDIQQIQMALVMILRIVIYAPIIGIGAVIKVVNTNVSMTWIIALVVVLILSIMMVAFAFVMPKFKMLQKLMDKLNSVVREILDGMPVIRAFNNQKCESEKFAKANGDILKTNLFTTRAMACLMPLVMLIMNCASILIVWIGSHQIDSGALQVGDMMAFIQYAIQIIMAFMMITMISIMLPRASAAAQRAMEVLHTEPSICDPLTAEHFDEAKRGCIEFHHVSFRYPGAEEDVLHDISFTAQPGETTAFIGSTGSGKSTIINLVPRFFDVTEGSILVDGVDVRRVSQHDLREKIGYVPQKGSLFTGTIASNLQYANEDATTADMEEAASIAQALDFIDEKQERFDAPIAQGGTNVSGGQRQRLSIARALVKKPEIYIFDDTFSALDFKTDARLRKALNELCQETRSTVLLVAQRISSIMHAQRIVVLDKGQVAGIGTHEELMKSCDVYKEIAYSQLSKEELENE
- a CDS encoding MarR family transcriptional regulator produces the protein MDEMDIVRKVTHLFYMFRRDNLLKKDDHPKMKHRDIMVLDAIMKLNDGNLVKMSELSDYFQVTPAAISQIIKQFEKKGWVDRILLDTDRRSVYIQVSEDARRMMKNCEAFMTERLVEFIEELGEEDANAFVRILEKALAYSQKRKEKLEEGEQK